The segment CAGGTCGTCGGCCAAACCACGGAAGGCGGTCATGGCGGCGTGGGTATGGGTATTGACCAATCCGGGCAGCACAAGCCGACAGGACAGATCAAGAGTCCGGGATGCGCTGTAGGCGCTTGCAACCTCAGCCCACGGGCCCGAGGCTACAATGATACCGTCGATAATGGCCAGGCCTCCGTCAGACAGGACAGATCGGTTCTCATCCTGAGTGATGAGGACACCGGCACGAATCAGGAGATCGCAGGGGCTAGGCGTTTGCATAGTGGAAATATCCTTTAGAGCTGTTTCTGCACCCAATGGGCGGCTTCACGGATTTCATTCAACAGGGCTGGGTAGTCCAGCCGGGTGTACGAACCATCCTGATAGAGGACTTCGCCTTCGACCATGGTCAGTCGGACTTCGCCGCCATTGGTCGCGTAGACGGCATGAGAGGCCGGATTGTACATGGGCTGCATATTGGGCCGGGTCAGGTCCAGCGCGATCAGGTCGGCGGCCTTGCCGGCTTCGATGGAACCAAGCTCGGGCCAGTGCAGGCTGGCCGCACCGCCCAGGGTCGCCATGTCCAAGACAGTTTGGGCGCGCAGCACCGTGGGATCCATACGATGGACCTTCTGCACGAGGGCGGCAGTGCCCATCTCCGTGAACATGTTAAGGTTGTTGTTGCTGCATGCTCCGTCGGTGCCGATGCCCATCATGGCTCCTGCATCCAGGAGCTTCTGAGCCGGGCAAAACCCGCTGGCGAGTTTCATGTTGCTTTCCGGGCAATGCGAGACGCAGGTGCCACTGTCAGCCAGGATTGAAATTTCATCGTCAGTCAGATCCACACAATGTGCGGCAAGGGTCCGGGGGCCAAGCAGGCCGAGGTCCTGCAAGTAGGCCACTGGGCGCTGACCGGTCTGCTCCAGGCATTGAGCTGTTTCCGTTGTCGATTCGGCCAGGTGGATGTGCAGGGGCACGTCCAGTTCTTCGGCCAAGGCGTAGGATCGCTGCAACAGGTCGGGATTGGTGGTGTAGACCGCATGCGGCATCACGGCCGTGCGGATGCGGGTATCGCTTTCCCAGCGTTCCTCCAGGCCGCGGGCAACATCCAGCGCTCCGTCAAGGTCGGGATACGCCGGAGAGGGGAACGCGAAAATTACTTCTCCCACGCGGGCCCGGATGCCCGATTGATGAACGGCTTCGGCAACGGCA is part of the Desulfovibrio ferrophilus genome and harbors:
- a CDS encoding amidohydrolase — translated: MPTPCDTLLTCDVLMTQDMARTTINDAAIAITNGTITAVGPKTELQGSFTPASHLDLGPSLVMPGLINAHTHVSMTLLRGLADDLPLMDWLTKHIFPVEQKLTPELVRLGALLGCAEMLRTGTTCFCDMYLMEAAVAEAVHQSGIRARVGEVIFAFPSPAYPDLDGALDVARGLEERWESDTRIRTAVMPHAVYTTNPDLLQRSYALAEELDVPLHIHLAESTTETAQCLEQTGQRPVAYLQDLGLLGPRTLAAHCVDLTDDEISILADSGTCVSHCPESNMKLASGFCPAQKLLDAGAMMGIGTDGACSNNNLNMFTEMGTAALVQKVHRMDPTVLRAQTVLDMATLGGAASLHWPELGSIEAGKAADLIALDLTRPNMQPMYNPASHAVYATNGGEVRLTMVEGEVLYQDGSYTRLDYPALLNEIREAAHWVQKQL